In Actinomycetota bacterium, the genomic window TCACAGTGGGGCAGCGGGATGCACACCCACTTCTCGCTGTTCCAGGGCAGCCGCAACGCCTTCTACGAGTCGTCCAATGACACCCACCTGTCCAAGGTGGGGCAGGCCTTTGTGGCCGGGATCCTGCGCCATGCCCGGGAGATCACTGCCATTACCAACCCGCTGGTCAACTCCTACAAGCGCCTGGTGCCGGGCTTCGAGGCCCCCACGGCGCTCACCTGGGGGGTCCGCAACCGCTCGGCCCTGGTGCGGGTGCCCGGGACCAAGCCGTGGAAGGAGGAGGCCGCCCGCATCGAGTACCGGGCGCTCGACCCCTCCGCCAATCCCTACCTCGCCTTCTCGGTGATCCTGGCCGCCGGCCTCGAGGGCATCGCCAGCGGCTACGAGCTGGAGCCCGAGCGCCTGGACGATGTCAACGCGATGTCGGAGCTGGAGCGCCGGGAGCACGGCATCGCCTCCCTGCCCGGCGATCTGCATGAGGCCCTCGAAGAGATGGCCACCAGCTCGCTGGTGCGCACCGCACTCGGCGAGCACGTCTTCGACTGGTACCTGGCCAACAAGCGGGCCGAGTGGGACGAGTACCGGTCCTTTGTGAGCGAATGGGAACTGGAACGGTACCTGCCCCGCTACTGAGCGGGCTCGATGCCGAGCCGAGCGGCCGCCGGCGCCCCCGCCTCCTGCTGGCAGGAGGCGACCGTTCCCGCCTGGGCGACCTGGCCGGCGACCTGGAGGGCCTGGGTTACGACTGCCAGGCCGAAGTGATCCACCAGGACCTCGAGGCCGGTGCGGGCCTGTCGGCGGTGCTGGTGGACGTGCGGGCCTGGGCCAGCGAGGCGGTGTCATGGTGCCAGCGGGGCCGCAAGCAGGGATGGCTGGGGGGGTCGCCGGTCGTGTCGGTGGTCGGGACCGCCCAGCTGGCCGAGCTGGCCGTGCAGGAGGGCCTGTTCGACGACTACGTGGAGGACCCGTACTCCCTGGCCGGGCTGGGCGCCCGCCTGCGCCTGGTGCGCTGGCGCTCGCAGCGGGACACACCCGACATGCTGCGGGTGCGGGACCTGGTGGTGGAGCCGGAGAGCTACCGGGCCATGCTGCACGGGGCGCCCATCGAGCTGACCTACATGGAGTTCGAGCTGCTGCGCTTCCTCATGGCCAACCCGGGCCGGGTGTTCACCCGGGAGAACCTGCTCAGCCGGGTGTGGGGCTACGAGTACTACGGCGGCGTGCG contains:
- a CDS encoding response regulator transcription factor; protein product: MGTGTVPAPLLSGLDAEPSGRRRPRLLLAGGDRSRLGDLAGDLEGLGYDCQAEVIHQDLEAGAGLSAVLVDVRAWASEAVSWCQRGRKQGWLGGSPVVSVVGTAQLAELAVQEGLFDDYVEDPYSLAGLGARLRLVRWRSQRDTPDMLRVRDLVVEPESYRAMLHGAPIELTYMEFELLRFLMANPGRVFTRENLLSRVWGYEYYGGVRTVDVHIRRLRAKLGDDHAKFIETVRGVGYRFSTG